One Panicum virgatum strain AP13 chromosome 9K, P.virgatum_v5, whole genome shotgun sequence genomic region harbors:
- the LOC120651481 gene encoding sialyltransferase-like protein 4 isoform X3 → MAALGFRSRTWPRSPRCRAASASAWYGLARSSASSVDSSHLFMDANGLGLKAVSGKDYCRVVIQYPSNTVSKWVSTCFLCQTDPSTGKVEGLSFEFNLCEAVASWEQVRNSTTVLTKEYIDALPNGWEEYAWRRINKGNLLNKCQNRTLCMEKLSLVLPETSPYVPRQFGRCAVVGNSGDLLKTKFGDEIDSYDVVFRENGAPIQNYTEYVGTKSTFRLLNRGSAKALDKVVELDETKKEVLIVKTTIHDIMNQMIREVPITNPVYLMLGTSSSFGSSAKGTGVKAIEFALSICDSVDMYGFTVDPGYKEWTRYFSEARKGHTPLHGRAYYQMMECLGLVKIHSPMRGDPGRAVKWLPTKDIIEAARVASEKLLRRPGAGSDGPLETCTMIKKRNKGKAPNRSGLRDAAMKHLEYMKGATRYPLERSAEGGYLCMINDT, encoded by the exons ATGGCAGCGCTCGGCTTTCGGAGTCGGACTTGGCCGCGCTCACCGCGCTGCAGGGCCGCTTCAGCAAGTGCGTGGTACGGCCTCGCTCGCTCATCTGCCTCGTCTGTTGATTCCTCTCATCTGTTTATG GATGCAAATGGGCTAGGACTGAAAGCGGTGAGTGGAAAGGACTACTGTCGAGTTGTGATACAATACCCAAGCAACACAGTTTCCAAGTGGGTAAGTACTTGCTTCTTGTGTCAG ACGGATCCGAGTACTGGAAAGGTTGAAGGTTTGTCGTTTGAGTTCAATCTGTGCGAAGCTGTGGCCTCATGGGAGCAG GTCCGAAACAGCACAACGGTACTCACAAAAGAGTACATTGATGCTTTGCCAAATGGCTGGGAGGAGTATGCATGGCGCAGGATCAACAAAGGAAATCTTCT GAATAAGTGCCAGAACAGAACTCTGTGCATGGAGAAGCTCTCGCTAGTTCTACCTGAGACATCACCATATGTGCCTCGCCAATTTGGAAGATGTGCTGTTGTTGGAAACTCTGGCGATCTTCTTAAAACTAAATTTGGGGATGAAATTGATTCTTATGATGTCGTCTTCAGAGAAAATGGTGCACCCATCCAG AATTACACTGAGTATGTCGGTACAAAGAGTACATTTCGCCTTCTGAACAGAGGATCTGCAAAGGCACTGGACAAAGTTGTTGAGTTAGATG AAACAAAAAAGGAGGTATTGATCGTTAAGACGACAATACATGATATCATGAACCAAATGATTCGG GAAGTTCCAATAACCAATCCAGTATACCTCATGCTAGGCACATCATCATCGTTTGGTTCGTCCGCTAAAGGAACTGGGGTTAAAGCTATTGAATTTGCTCTCTCCATCTGTGACAGTGTTGACATGTATGGCTTCACAGTAGACCCAGGTTACAAGGAATG GACAAGGTACTTTTCTGAGGCCAGAAAGGGTCACACGCCACTTCATGGTAGAGCATATTATCAAATGATGGAATGTCTCGGt CTGGTAAAAATCCACTCACCGATGCGAGGTGATCCTGGCAGGGCAGTGAAATGGCTGCCTACCAAGGATATCATTGAAGCTGCTAGAGTTGCCTCTGAGAAATTGTTGAG GAGACCTGGAGCTGGAAGCGATGGCCCTCTGGAGACTTGCACCATGATAAAGAAGCGTAACAAAGGAAAGGCACCAAACAGATCCGGTCTGCGAGATGCTGCCATGAAGCACCTTGAGTACATGAAAGGTGCCACCAGGTATCCCTTGGAGCGAAGTGCCGAGGGTGGCTACCTCTGCATGATTAACGATACATAG
- the LOC120651481 gene encoding sialyltransferase-like protein 4 isoform X4 produces MAALGFRSRTWPRSPRCRAASASAWYGLARSSASSVDSSHLFMDANGLGLKAVSGKDYCRVVIQYPSNTVSKWTDPSTGKVEGLSFEFNLCEAVASWEQVRNSTTVLTKEYIDALPNGWEEYAWRRINKGNLLNKCQNRTLCMEKLSLVLPETSPYVPRQFGRCAVVGNSGDLLKTKFGDEIDSYDVVFRENGAPIQNYTEYVGTKSTFRLLNRGSAKALDKVVELDETKKEVLIVKTTIHDIMNQMIREVPITNPVYLMLGTSSSFGSSAKGTGVKAIEFALSICDSVDMYGFTVDPGYKEWTRYFSEARKGHTPLHGRAYYQMMECLGLVKIHSPMRGDPGRAVKWLPTKDIIEAARVASEKLLRRPGAGSDGPLETCTMIKKRNKGKAPNRSGLRDAAMKHLEYMKGATRYPLERSAEGGYLCMINDT; encoded by the exons ATGGCAGCGCTCGGCTTTCGGAGTCGGACTTGGCCGCGCTCACCGCGCTGCAGGGCCGCTTCAGCAAGTGCGTGGTACGGCCTCGCTCGCTCATCTGCCTCGTCTGTTGATTCCTCTCATCTGTTTATG GATGCAAATGGGCTAGGACTGAAAGCGGTGAGTGGAAAGGACTACTGTCGAGTTGTGATACAATACCCAAGCAACACAGTTTCCAAGTGG ACGGATCCGAGTACTGGAAAGGTTGAAGGTTTGTCGTTTGAGTTCAATCTGTGCGAAGCTGTGGCCTCATGGGAGCAG GTCCGAAACAGCACAACGGTACTCACAAAAGAGTACATTGATGCTTTGCCAAATGGCTGGGAGGAGTATGCATGGCGCAGGATCAACAAAGGAAATCTTCT GAATAAGTGCCAGAACAGAACTCTGTGCATGGAGAAGCTCTCGCTAGTTCTACCTGAGACATCACCATATGTGCCTCGCCAATTTGGAAGATGTGCTGTTGTTGGAAACTCTGGCGATCTTCTTAAAACTAAATTTGGGGATGAAATTGATTCTTATGATGTCGTCTTCAGAGAAAATGGTGCACCCATCCAG AATTACACTGAGTATGTCGGTACAAAGAGTACATTTCGCCTTCTGAACAGAGGATCTGCAAAGGCACTGGACAAAGTTGTTGAGTTAGATG AAACAAAAAAGGAGGTATTGATCGTTAAGACGACAATACATGATATCATGAACCAAATGATTCGG GAAGTTCCAATAACCAATCCAGTATACCTCATGCTAGGCACATCATCATCGTTTGGTTCGTCCGCTAAAGGAACTGGGGTTAAAGCTATTGAATTTGCTCTCTCCATCTGTGACAGTGTTGACATGTATGGCTTCACAGTAGACCCAGGTTACAAGGAATG GACAAGGTACTTTTCTGAGGCCAGAAAGGGTCACACGCCACTTCATGGTAGAGCATATTATCAAATGATGGAATGTCTCGGt CTGGTAAAAATCCACTCACCGATGCGAGGTGATCCTGGCAGGGCAGTGAAATGGCTGCCTACCAAGGATATCATTGAAGCTGCTAGAGTTGCCTCTGAGAAATTGTTGAG GAGACCTGGAGCTGGAAGCGATGGCCCTCTGGAGACTTGCACCATGATAAAGAAGCGTAACAAAGGAAAGGCACCAAACAGATCCGGTCTGCGAGATGCTGCCATGAAGCACCTTGAGTACATGAAAGGTGCCACCAGGTATCCCTTGGAGCGAAGTGCCGAGGGTGGCTACCTCTGCATGATTAACGATACATAG
- the LOC120651481 gene encoding sialyltransferase-like protein 4 isoform X2 — protein MAPRVAPAMRVLPLALAAAIFSGVTAILIYLSGLSSYGSARLSESDLAALTALQGRFSKCVDANGLGLKAVSGKDYCRVVIQYPSNTVSKWTDPSTGKVEGLSFEFNLCEAVASWEQVRNSTTVLTKEYIDALPNGWEEYAWRRINKGNLLNKCQNRTLCMEKLSLVLPETSPYVPRQFGRCAVVGNSGDLLKTKFGDEIDSYDVVFRENGAPIQNYTEYVGTKSTFRLLNRGSAKALDKVVELDETKKEVLIVKTTIHDIMNQMIREVPITNPVYLMLGTSSSFGSSAKGTGVKAIEFALSICDSVDMYGFTVDPGYKEWTRYFSEARKGHTPLHGRAYYQMMECLGLVKIHSPMRGDPGRAVKWLPTKDIIEAARVASEKLLRRPGAGSDGPLETCTMIKKRNKGKAPNRSGLRDAAMKHLEYMKGATRYPLERSAEGGYLCMINDT, from the exons ATGGCCCCTAGGGTTGCGCCGGCCATGCGGGTGCTccccctcgcgctcgccgcggccatCTTCTCCGGGGTGACCGCCATCCTCATCTACCTCTCCGGCCTCTCCTCAT ATGGCAGCGCTCGGCTTTCGGAGTCGGACTTGGCCGCGCTCACCGCGCTGCAGGGCCGCTTCAGCAAGTGCGTG GATGCAAATGGGCTAGGACTGAAAGCGGTGAGTGGAAAGGACTACTGTCGAGTTGTGATACAATACCCAAGCAACACAGTTTCCAAGTGG ACGGATCCGAGTACTGGAAAGGTTGAAGGTTTGTCGTTTGAGTTCAATCTGTGCGAAGCTGTGGCCTCATGGGAGCAG GTCCGAAACAGCACAACGGTACTCACAAAAGAGTACATTGATGCTTTGCCAAATGGCTGGGAGGAGTATGCATGGCGCAGGATCAACAAAGGAAATCTTCT GAATAAGTGCCAGAACAGAACTCTGTGCATGGAGAAGCTCTCGCTAGTTCTACCTGAGACATCACCATATGTGCCTCGCCAATTTGGAAGATGTGCTGTTGTTGGAAACTCTGGCGATCTTCTTAAAACTAAATTTGGGGATGAAATTGATTCTTATGATGTCGTCTTCAGAGAAAATGGTGCACCCATCCAG AATTACACTGAGTATGTCGGTACAAAGAGTACATTTCGCCTTCTGAACAGAGGATCTGCAAAGGCACTGGACAAAGTTGTTGAGTTAGATG AAACAAAAAAGGAGGTATTGATCGTTAAGACGACAATACATGATATCATGAACCAAATGATTCGG GAAGTTCCAATAACCAATCCAGTATACCTCATGCTAGGCACATCATCATCGTTTGGTTCGTCCGCTAAAGGAACTGGGGTTAAAGCTATTGAATTTGCTCTCTCCATCTGTGACAGTGTTGACATGTATGGCTTCACAGTAGACCCAGGTTACAAGGAATG GACAAGGTACTTTTCTGAGGCCAGAAAGGGTCACACGCCACTTCATGGTAGAGCATATTATCAAATGATGGAATGTCTCGGt CTGGTAAAAATCCACTCACCGATGCGAGGTGATCCTGGCAGGGCAGTGAAATGGCTGCCTACCAAGGATATCATTGAAGCTGCTAGAGTTGCCTCTGAGAAATTGTTGAG GAGACCTGGAGCTGGAAGCGATGGCCCTCTGGAGACTTGCACCATGATAAAGAAGCGTAACAAAGGAAAGGCACCAAACAGATCCGGTCTGCGAGATGCTGCCATGAAGCACCTTGAGTACATGAAAGGTGCCACCAGGTATCCCTTGGAGCGAAGTGCCGAGGGTGGCTACCTCTGCATGATTAACGATACATAG
- the LOC120651481 gene encoding sialyltransferase-like protein 4 isoform X1, giving the protein MAPRVAPAMRVLPLALAAAIFSGVTAILIYLSGLSSYGSARLSESDLAALTALQGRFSKCVDANGLGLKAVSGKDYCRVVIQYPSNTVSKWVSTCFLCQTDPSTGKVEGLSFEFNLCEAVASWEQVRNSTTVLTKEYIDALPNGWEEYAWRRINKGNLLNKCQNRTLCMEKLSLVLPETSPYVPRQFGRCAVVGNSGDLLKTKFGDEIDSYDVVFRENGAPIQNYTEYVGTKSTFRLLNRGSAKALDKVVELDETKKEVLIVKTTIHDIMNQMIREVPITNPVYLMLGTSSSFGSSAKGTGVKAIEFALSICDSVDMYGFTVDPGYKEWTRYFSEARKGHTPLHGRAYYQMMECLGLVKIHSPMRGDPGRAVKWLPTKDIIEAARVASEKLLRRPGAGSDGPLETCTMIKKRNKGKAPNRSGLRDAAMKHLEYMKGATRYPLERSAEGGYLCMINDT; this is encoded by the exons ATGGCCCCTAGGGTTGCGCCGGCCATGCGGGTGCTccccctcgcgctcgccgcggccatCTTCTCCGGGGTGACCGCCATCCTCATCTACCTCTCCGGCCTCTCCTCAT ATGGCAGCGCTCGGCTTTCGGAGTCGGACTTGGCCGCGCTCACCGCGCTGCAGGGCCGCTTCAGCAAGTGCGTG GATGCAAATGGGCTAGGACTGAAAGCGGTGAGTGGAAAGGACTACTGTCGAGTTGTGATACAATACCCAAGCAACACAGTTTCCAAGTGGGTAAGTACTTGCTTCTTGTGTCAG ACGGATCCGAGTACTGGAAAGGTTGAAGGTTTGTCGTTTGAGTTCAATCTGTGCGAAGCTGTGGCCTCATGGGAGCAG GTCCGAAACAGCACAACGGTACTCACAAAAGAGTACATTGATGCTTTGCCAAATGGCTGGGAGGAGTATGCATGGCGCAGGATCAACAAAGGAAATCTTCT GAATAAGTGCCAGAACAGAACTCTGTGCATGGAGAAGCTCTCGCTAGTTCTACCTGAGACATCACCATATGTGCCTCGCCAATTTGGAAGATGTGCTGTTGTTGGAAACTCTGGCGATCTTCTTAAAACTAAATTTGGGGATGAAATTGATTCTTATGATGTCGTCTTCAGAGAAAATGGTGCACCCATCCAG AATTACACTGAGTATGTCGGTACAAAGAGTACATTTCGCCTTCTGAACAGAGGATCTGCAAAGGCACTGGACAAAGTTGTTGAGTTAGATG AAACAAAAAAGGAGGTATTGATCGTTAAGACGACAATACATGATATCATGAACCAAATGATTCGG GAAGTTCCAATAACCAATCCAGTATACCTCATGCTAGGCACATCATCATCGTTTGGTTCGTCCGCTAAAGGAACTGGGGTTAAAGCTATTGAATTTGCTCTCTCCATCTGTGACAGTGTTGACATGTATGGCTTCACAGTAGACCCAGGTTACAAGGAATG GACAAGGTACTTTTCTGAGGCCAGAAAGGGTCACACGCCACTTCATGGTAGAGCATATTATCAAATGATGGAATGTCTCGGt CTGGTAAAAATCCACTCACCGATGCGAGGTGATCCTGGCAGGGCAGTGAAATGGCTGCCTACCAAGGATATCATTGAAGCTGCTAGAGTTGCCTCTGAGAAATTGTTGAG GAGACCTGGAGCTGGAAGCGATGGCCCTCTGGAGACTTGCACCATGATAAAGAAGCGTAACAAAGGAAAGGCACCAAACAGATCCGGTCTGCGAGATGCTGCCATGAAGCACCTTGAGTACATGAAAGGTGCCACCAGGTATCCCTTGGAGCGAAGTGCCGAGGGTGGCTACCTCTGCATGATTAACGATACATAG
- the LOC120651480 gene encoding cationic amino acid transporter 5-like, translating to MAPEETPPPEEPAGARGYWRWRKDDFFPEPSFASWAAYRAALGATPARLRDRFAGRSTDAAELGALRRRSENEMRRCLTWWDLTWFGFGSVIGAGIFVLTGQEARDHAGPAIVLSYVASGLSAMLSVFCYTEFAVEIPVAGGSFAYIRVELGDVAAFVAAANLILESVIGKAAVARAWTSYLASLINKPASALRIHASSLAEGYNELDPIAVAVIAVTAALAMLSSKGTSRVNWVASAVHVLVIAFVIVAGFLHAKPGNLTPFLPYGVPGVFRAAAIVYFAYGGFDNIATMAEETRNPSRDIPLGLLGSMSAITTIYCLMALALSMMQPYTAIDRSAAYSAAFGSVGMRWAQYVVALGALKGITTVLLVGVLGKARYTTHIARSHIIPSVFALVHPRTGTPVHATALVAAASAGVAFFSSLKVLSSLLSASTLFIFVMMATALLVRRYYARGVTTRAHALRLAASLLLIIGSSVGIAVCWGTSSPGRWHWQGYAVLVPAWAAGTLCIQLLVPMARTPKVWGVPLVPWLPSLSIATNVFLMGSLGKEAFVRFGICTAVMLVYYVLVGLHATYDVAHGACAGEEDDIDMGAAADVQQKAGA from the exons ATGGCGCCCGAGGAGACGCCACCACCGGAGGAGCCCGCGGGAGCGAGGGGCTACTGGCGGTGGCGCAAGGACGACTTCTTCCCGGAGCCGTCGTTCGCGAGCTGGGCCGCCTACCGCGCGGCGCTGGGGGCCACCCCGGCGCGCCTCCGCGACCGCTTCGCCGGCCGCTCCAccgacgccgccgagctcggcgcgCTCCGCCGGCGCAGCGAGAACGAGATGCGCCGCTGCCTCACCTGGTGGGACCTCACGTGGTTCGGCTTCGGCTCCGTCATCGGCGCCGGCATCTTCGTGCTCACTGGCCAGGAGGCGCGCGACCACGCCGGCCCCGCCATCGTGCTCTCCTACGTCGCCTCCGGCCTCTCCGCCATGCTCTCCGTCTTCTGCTACACCGAATTCGCCGTCGAGATCCCCGTGGCCGGCGGCTCCTTCGCCTACATCCGCGTCGAGCTCGGCGACGTCGCGgccttcgtcgccgccgcgaaccTCATCCTTGAGAGCGTCATCGGCaaggcggccgtggcgcgcgccTGGACGTCGTACCTGGCGTCGCTCATCAACAAGCCGGCAAGCGCGCTGCGGATCCACGCGTCTTCCCTCGCGGAGGGGTACAACGAGCTGGACCCCATCGCGGTGGCGGTGATCGCGGTCACCGCGGCCCTGGCCATGCTCAGCTCCAAGGGCACCTCCCGCGTCAACTGGGTCGCCTCCGCCGTCCACGTGCTCGTCATCGCGTTCGTCATCGTCGCCGGGTTCCTCCACGCGAAGCCGGGCAACCTGACCCCGTTCCTGCCGTACGGCGTGCCGGGAGTGTtccgggcggcggcgatcgTCTACTTCGCGTACGGCGGGTTCGACAACATCGCCACCATGGCGGAGGAGACGAGGAACCCGTCGCGGGACATCCCGCTGGGGCTGCTGGGCTCCATGTCCGCGATCACGACCATCTACTGCCTAATGGCGCTGGCGCTGAGCATGATGCAGCCGTACACGGCCATCGACCGGAGCGCGGCGTACTCGGCGGCGTTCGGCAGCGTGGGGATGCGGTGGGCGCAGTACGTGGTGGCGCTGGGCGCGCTCAAGGGGATAACCACCGTCCTGCTCGTGGGGGTGCTGGGCAAGGCGCGGTACACGACGCACATCGCGCGGAGCCACATCATCCCGTCCGTGTTCGCGCTCGTGCACCCCAG GACCGGCACCCCCGTGCACGCCACCGCGCtagtcgccgccgccagcgccggcgtCGCCTTCTTCTCCAGCCTCAAGGTGCTCTCCAGCCTACTCTCCGCCAGCACGCTCTTCATCTTCGTGATGATGGCCACCGCGCTGCTGGTGCGGAGGTACTACGCGCGGGGCGTGACGACGCGGGCGCACGCGCTGCGGCTCGCGGCGTCGCTGCTGCTCATCATCGGCTCGTCGGTCGGCATCGCGGTGTGCTGGGGCACGTCGTCTCCCGGGCGGTGGCACTGGCAGGGCTACGCCGTGCTGGTGCCGGCGTGGGCGGCCGGCACGCTCTGCATCCAGCTTCTGGTGCCGATGGCTCGGACGCCCAAGGTGTGGGGCGTGCCGCTGGTTCCGTGGCTGCCGTCTCTCTCCATCGCCACGAACGTCTTCCTCATGGGCTCGCTCGGCAAGGAAGCCTTCGTCCGCTTCGGCATCTGCACCGCCGTCATGCTGGTCTACTACGTGCTCGTCGGCCTGCACGCCACCTACGACGTCGCGCATGGCGCGTgcgccggggaggaggacgaTATCGATATGGGGGCCGCAGCGGATGTACAGCAGAAGGCTGGTGCATGA
- the LOC120648014 gene encoding atherin-like: protein MAGQNSGEKLAGIEGQVPLDRPTNPTQRPIEPIHGEAVAAGEVRSGPWSLPPGRSDAAPAHCSSRMDRHAAMSPRPTTRPGPRARPAAPPLRVPHHRVVSLPCCAAVSVPHARAPHPRARLAAPPPAHAAPPHARPLVAAAGEVGCGPCSLLESDGPPRRHVPPPHHAAMSAGEARRSAACACPTTAS from the exons ATGGCCGGCCAGAATTCAGGCGAGAAGCTCGCCGGCATCGAGGGCCAG gtGCCCCTGGACAGGCCCACCAATCCCACCCAGAGGCCCATCGAGCCCATCCACGGggaggccgtcgccgccggtgaggttaGATCTGGCCCCTGGTCGCTGCCGCCGGGGAGGTCGGATGCGGCCCCTGCTCACTGCTCGAGTCGGATGGACCGCCACGCCGCCATGTCCCCCCGCCCCACCACGCGGCCGGGTCCGCGGGCGaggcccgccgctccgccgctgcGCGTGCCCCACCACCGCGTCGTGAGCCTGccctgctgcgccgccgtgtccgtgccgcacgcgcgcgccccgcATCCGCGGGCGAggctagccgcgccgccgccggcgcacgccGCACCGCCGCATGCGAGGCCCCTGGTCGCTGCCGCCGGGGAGGTCGGATGCGGCCCCTGCTCACTGCTCGAGTCGGATGGACCGCCACGCCGCCATGTCCCCCCGCCCCACCACGCGGCCATGTCCGCGGGCGaggcccgccgctccgccgcctgcgCGTGCCCCACCACCGCGTCGTGA